In bacterium, the DNA window CGTCTCATCTCGCTGCAAGACTGAACGCAGAAGCGATCGGCTTTACCGCGAATTCGGCCGAAGAGCTTGCCACGCGAAACAGCACAACTTTTGAAGTGGTCAGCCGCTTTCACAAAGCCATTGCTTTTATCACGATGATGGCCGGCGCAATCTTCATCTTCGCGCTGGTGGTCATGAGGGTCGAAGATCAACGGAAGCAATTTGCAATTCTCACCGTGACCGGGATTTCCAGAAAAACCATCTTAAAGACTCTTGTTCTTGAGTCGATTTTCTTCGCTTTTCTTGCAAGCTTGATAGGAGCGTTTCTGGGAATACTCGCGGCGCGAGTGGTAAATCTGTACTACCAGAACTTCTATCAAACCACTTTGATTTTTGCGAAAGTGACCGTGCCGATCCTGCTCCAGGCAGCCACAGTTTCCTTCGTTCTTGGAATAGTTGCGGGAACATTTTCGTGGTTTCGTCTTAAACGGCTTCAAGTCTTACAGGAACTCGGGCGATGAAGTTTCCTCTGTTCCTTGCGCTGCGAAACCTTTTGCGCCATCCCTCCCGAAATATTCTCTACATCCTGGGAATCTCAATCACCGCTGCTCTACTGCTCGACATGATTTTGCTTGCAAGTGGCTTGAGCATCAGCATTACCAGAGTTCTCACTGAAATGGGATACGAAGTTCGCGCAAGTGCCCGCGGAACTCTTCCGTTTGAAACGGAAGCTCAAATCAAGAATTTTGGTTATCTCAAGCAAGAACTCCTGAAATTTCCGGAAATCAGGGCAGTGGATGCAATGCTTGGGACAACGGTTGCCGTTCGTTCTAACAAGGAAACATTTACGAGCTTCGCTATAGGATTGGAGATCAGCCAGACTCTCAGTTACAAAGTCCTGGAAGGTTCGAATATACATCCAGCTGGTGATGGAGTTCTCATCAATCCGTATCTTGCGAATGAAAAAAAACTCCGGCCTGGAGATACGCTGCATCTGTGGATGCCAAGCCAATCGCAAACATCAGGTGGACAGGAAACTGTCCCCGTTCGAGTGGTAGGAATCGCCTACTTTTATTTGGATGCCGAGGGTCAGTTTACGATTGCCACGCCGCTTCCCTTTTTGCAGAAACTGATGCTGCAGGAATCGGAGCAACCCGTTTCCGCAATGTTGATCAAGCTGAAAGATCCTTCGCGAGCATCGCAAGTTGTTGAGCGAGTCAACGTTCAGTTCCCGCAGATCACAGCCTACACGATCGACTCAGTCATTCAGGAAGTGGATAGACAGCTCTCTTATTTCAAGCAATTCTCATATATTCTCGGCGGCATCAGCCTTGTGGTAACTTTCGTCCTCGTTTTCATCATCACCACAATCTCCTTCCACGACCGCGTGGGAGAAATAGCGCTGTTAAAAGCGATCGGATTAAGCCGGAAAACTGTTTTTGTTACTATTCTATTAGAAGGAATGCTTACGGCGATCGCATCTGCGGTGCTCGGAGCATTTCTGGGCAAGATTGTGGCGATTTATCTCGACCGGATTCTTACTTCGGCGCCGGGACTTCCTGAAGAGTTTTCTTTTTTCATTTTTGATCCCGCTTCGGTCCTGCAAGGATTTCTCGTGCTGCTTTTCACGGGATTCTTCGCTGGAATTTATCCTGCAGCTGCCGCCATCCGGCTTCCGGTTGCCGAGACGTTGCGTGAAGAGATCTTATGAACGAGATCATTGTTGAAGCCCGGGAAGTTCACAAAACCTATCATCAGATGGAAAAACCGGTTCTAGCGCTTCGGGGCATCTCGCTGGCTGTTCACCAGGGGGATTTAATCGCCATTGTTGGACCCAGCGGATGCGGAAAATCAACCTTTTTGCATCTTCTGGGTGCGCTGGATTCCCCTTCCAGCGGAGAGGTCCGGTGGCACGGTGAATCCATCGTTGGCTGGACTGAGCAACACAAAACCAGGCTCCGTTTACAAAAAATTGGTTTCGTGTTTCAGCGTTTCTATCTGCTGCCCATGTTAACTGCGCAAGAGAATGTGGAATTGCCTATGCGCGAGGAACGCATTCCTCCAAGGCTTAGAGCTGAAAAGGCGGCCTATTTGCTGGATTCGGTGAATCTTGCCGAGCGCCGTAATCACCGGCCTTCTCAGCTCAGCGGAGGCGAGATGCAACGCGTCGCCATTGCGCGAGCTCTCGCAAATGATCCCGAGCTGCTTCTGGCGGACGAGCCAACCGGAGAATTAGATGCAGCAACCGGTCTTGAAATCGTTAGCCTGTTTCAACGTTTTCACGAAAACGGCCTCACGATCGTAATGGTCACTCACAACCCGGACCTGGCCGCTTCTGCAAAACTGATTCAACACATGCGAGATGGTAAATGGGAATAGCCTGGCTTCTTCTGCAAAGAACATTTGCAGCCAAACCAAAACGAACGTTGCTGTTCTTGCTGGGATACGGGCTTGCAACTGCAGTGATGGTGACTCTTCTTGCGGTTGGAGAAGCCGTCTTGCAGCAGGCGCGCGATAAGAATTTGTTTGGTGGTGGAGACCTGATTCTCGTGCCACAGGGGATCGATCTGGAAAGCATGAAAGTGGGTGGAATCTCTGCGCTTTACTATTCGATTCCGCAGGCGCGATTCATTGTCCGCCAGTTTCTACAGAGCAGCCGCTTTGAGAATGAAATCGATAGCGTCTCGCCCTACATAGTTCCTAAACTTGCTTATATTCGACAGGTGGGCAAACGGGAACCTCCGCTTCACGCTTTTGCTGAAGGGTCCTTGCCGGATCAGGAGAATCGAATCAAGAATCTTCATCTACCCTGGCATAACGATTCGCGGGACAATTCGTGGCTCAAGCCTCCGGTCCCCGATTTCTATCATGAGCTCGATCGATTTCACCTGCCCTCCATTGATTCCCCGGACATGAAAAGATGGTCGGAATGGCACTACTTCAATTTTGAATCAGGTTCGTTCCATGGCTATTTGAGCATCATGGTCGCTGGCGACATACTTCAAAATCAGGCTGTCTGGATCGTCAGTTTGCGGATGTATGACGGAAAATATCGTCGGTTCGAGAATATATATCCGGCCTTTAACGACTCCTTGCCTCTGAAGAAAATTGATTACAGCGCAGGCCCGAATCAGATTCGTTATGAAAAGGATCATTATGAAATAACTTTGAATTTTACCGATCAGGTACCAGTAGAAGGAAAGCTGTTGTATTACCCTGCTGAGGGTCTGTATGTTCCCCCGACTTTTCTTGCGCGCAGAAGCGACTTCGAATCAGGTTATGTGATTCCTGCGATCCGCGGAAAATACCAGGGAAGCATTCGCATCGGTAACACGAGCTATGACTTTGACGGAATCGAAGGCTACCATGATCACAACTGGGGAATCTGGAGACAGATAGAATGGAACTGGGGGCATGCTCGCTCGGAAGAATTCGCAATATTTTTTGGCGAGATCTATCTGGAAAACAAAAGCAAAGGTCTGTTCGCAGGTGTTTACGACTCGAAAGGTTTTGTCACGTTATTGCGTCCGGAACGCATTCATTTTTCTGATTACCAGAAAACCACCGATGGCCTTACGGTTCCCCTGTCTTTCAAGATGGAAGCTCAGAAACGCTTCAGCTCCATGACGCTTTCGGCAAAAGCGGATCGATTTGTTACTACTGCATTAGAAGGCCAGATCCTTCACTTTGTTCAATACAAAATGACTTACGACGTAAAGCTTCAGATCGACGGCAAAAAACATCATTTCAAGGCCACCGGAAACGCAGAAACCTTTGTGAAATAAATCGCCCTGGATTCGGAAAGAAATCACGCCAGGTGCTAAACTAATGAAAGATGTATTCGCAAAATGTACTGACAATGATTCTTGCGGGTGGGGAAGGAACTCGCCTCTTCCCATTGACTCGCGATCGTGCAAAACCTGCTGTGCCCTTCGGCGGGCGCTTCCGGATCGTTGATTTCGCCCTGAACAACTTTGTGAACTCCGGATTTCTGAAAATCAAAGTCCTGACTCAGTTTAAATCCGATTCATTGAACGTTCATCTATCGAAGGCCTGGCGACTCTCCGCCACTCTGGACCAGTATGTGGATGCTGTGCCGGCGCAAATGCGCAGAGGAGAGCACTGGTACCGTGGCACCGCAGACGCCGTCTATCAGAACCTCAATCTGATTTTCGATGAAGAGCCGGACTATGTTTGTGTCTTTGGAGGCGACCACGTTTACAAGATGGACGTCCAGCAAATGTTGGATTTTCACAAAGAAGTGAACGCTGATGTAACCATCGCCGCGATCCCTGTTCCGGCCTCCGAATCGAGGCAATTTGGAATTATTGAAGTGGACTCTGAGTGGCGGGTGATCGGCTTCGAAGAAAAACCTCCCGTCGGCAAGACGATTCCCAACAATCCGGGATATGTTCTCGCATCGATGGGGAATTACATTTTCAACCGTCAAACTCTCATTAGCGAACTTGAAGAAGATGCTCTTCTTCAAGATTCGGCGCACGATTTCGGCAAAACGATTTTCACAAAGATTTTTCATCATTACCGTGTTTACGCTTATGACTTCTCAAAGAATGTGATCCCCGGTTCTGAAGAAAAAGAAGTTGGATACTGGCGTGATGTGGGAACCATTGATTCCTATTTCCAGGCAAATATGGATCTCATCGCTGTCGATCCTGTATTTAATCTCTACAACTATCGCTGGCCTTTCCGAACTGTTCATTACGATTATCCCGCTGCAAAATTTGTGTTTGCGAATTTCGCAGAAAAGCGGACCGGTATCGCCCTGGATTCCATGGTTTCGGAGGGCTGCATTGTCAGCGGTGGCGTTGTGAACCGTTCCATTCTTTCTCCGCGGGCTATGGTTCACAGTTACACCAAAGTGGATGATTCGATACTCATGCATAGCGTGGATATCGGACGCTACGCAAAGGTTAAGAACGCGATTATCGATAAGGGGGTCAAAATACCCCGGGGATGTGAAGTCGGTTACGACCGGAATGCGGATCTCCAGCGCGGCTTTCATGTTTCGGAAGGCGGTGTTGTGGTTGTTCCGAAAGGAACTGTGTTGGATTGACAGTAGCGCGGACGTCTCGTCTGCAGCTCTTCGCAGGCGGGACGCCCGTGCTACTTTGTTTACTTTTCTTTTAATGCGAGCAGTTCGCGGGCGACAAAGATGAGGCGTTCATTGTTAAACGGTTTTGCAATGTAAACATCCGCCTCCGACTGCAATCCTCTGTCCCAATCCTGTGGCATGTCTTTAGCTGTTAAAAATGCAATAAAGATGTTTCTTGTTGCGGGATCCTTTTTCAATAACGAACACGCCTCAAAACCATCCATAACCGGCATTAAGATATCCAGAAAGATCAGGTCCGGTTTTTCCTTTCGCGCTTTCTCTACAGCTTCCTTTCCGTTTCGGGCGCTTTCAACTTCATAGCCAGCATCGCGAAAAATCATCATCAGAAGATTCCGCACATCATCTTCATCGTCAACGACAAGAATTTTTGGCATTTTGTGAGCTGAGTTTTTCTCTCGCGGCAGTGAATCGAGTGCTATATTATCATAAACCGGGCCTCGCTTCAGCGTGAGCATGTTATACTTTCTTCAGGATGCGTGGGGGACGTAGCAACTACGGGCTACCAGCCAATTTTTACCACTGGCTCACCGGAATCATAGGATTTATCCTCGTTATTTTCTTCTCGATCCGTTCCCCTTTTCCCGCTCAGCCCACGCCTCTTCATGTGTTTTCACTGTTTCTGATGATGCATGTGATTGCATCCTTTCTGAATTTTCAATACGCCCGAATGAACGTGGTGATAACGTTCGGATCCTCATTTATTACGGCAGCTTTGTTGGTTTTCGGGGCCGTACCTGCGATCTTGGTTGCCGTAAGTGGCATCGTAATTGGCTCGGTCAAACGAATGATCGAACGGCACTGGATATTGCGTAAAAAGATTCCTCTCAGCTACGAACTTGGAATCGTTGTGTTTAACAGTGGAATGATCGGGCTGATGTGGCTAACTGCCAGCTGGATTTATATTTACCTGCTGCAATCTGAGCTTCCCCTCATACATCTCACGGTTCGGAATATTCTCTGCATCATTCTGATGTTCCTTGGCCTGAGTCTTCTAAACGGCGTCCTCCTTTTCTTTTCAAACTATTTGCGCAATCAACAGAGGCCAATTGAATACGTCAGGAAAGGATTGATTCCTGCTTTCTTTACGGAGTTTGCAGCAATACCGTTCGGAGTCGTCATGGCCCTGTCTTACAACCGGATGGGAATTCTTGCTTTTCTCGTGCTCAGCTCCACTTTGCTGATTGGAAATATTGTTCTGAGACGTCTGAGCTCGATCCGGTATGACCTGGAAGACAAGTTGCGCCATCTTACATCACTGAATCGTGTGAGCAGACAAATTATTACTCTGCGAGACCAGGATGCGGTTATGAACTTGTTGTTCGAGGAATTGAGCCTCGTGACCGAAACCGATTGCTGGTTTATTGCAGAAGTGGATAAATGGAGATCGGTAAACCTTTTGAAAGGCAAAGAACCGCAGAAAGAGTCCTTCATAAAACTAGCGGCTCATGTGGTACGATCCCGTCAACCATTGTGGATTTCAAATACCCAGAAGGATGCACCGGAAGAGTTAAAGCAATCCTTGCTTCAGGACGATATCCATTCCTGTATCGCATCGCCGTTGGTGGTCGCCGACAAAATCCATGGAGTTGTTTCCGTGTACAGTGACGAAGCATCCGCCTTTAAACATGAGCTGATGCAGGTTCTCGTCATGATCGCCGATGAAACCGCTTTAGCGCTTGAAAACGCAAAGCTGTATGATGTTCTAACCGAAAAGGTAAACGAATTGGAGCGATTGAATACAGAATTGCGTCAGGTGGACACGTTGAAATCCGTATTTCTGGCCAACGTTTCGCACGAGTTGCGCACGCCGCTCACCTCGATTAAGGGTTATGTGGAATACATAAAAAAGGAAAAATTGGGACCACTGACTGCGATGCAAAGTGAAGGACTCAGCGTTGCGCAGCGAAATATTCTGCGTTTGCAGCGCTTGATTAATGATCTTCTCGATTACACAAAACTGGAATCGAAAAAAGCGCCCATCCAGCTGCGTCCCTGCAGATTGGAAAATATCTGGGCAGATGTCTATGAGCAATACGCAGACTTAATTGAAAAAAGAAATCTTGAAGTTCAGGTTCGCATACCTCTGGATCTTCCTGTGTTGTTCGTGGATATCCAGCGATTCACTCAGGTATTGACGAATCTTCTCAGCAATGCAATTAAATTTACGGGAGATCAGGGAAGAATCAGAATCGCGGCGCAGGTGATTCATCATCCCGGACCGTTCTACCATTTCGAAACATACACGAGCAACTGCATCGTAGAGGCGTTAACGCCGGTAGAGATTACTGTCAGCGATGACGGAATCGGAATTCCTGCTGATGCTCTTCCCAGAATCTTCGATCGCTTTTATCAAGTCGATTCCTCTCATACCCGGAAGTATGGCGGCACGGGGCTAGGCCTCGCGCTGGTTAAATCGATACTGGATGCGCATGGAATCCCGATCGAAGTACAAAGTAAAATTGGTTTTGGAACGACGTTTGGAATGGTTGTACCTTCCCTGCAAGCAGCGGATCTCCCCGCGGCCGTAAAACCAAATAAACCGGAAACAGTTTCCTCG includes these proteins:
- a CDS encoding ABC transporter permease, with protein sequence DLVEISAAGDMKEARTFRVAHVYREKADPYLVPLQRNQIKMHLSDLETLINRPDQLDLVSVRLKNGSNASHLAARLNAEAIGFTANSAEELATRNSTTFEVVSRFHKAIAFITMMAGAIFIFALVVMRVEDQRKQFAILTVTGISRKTILKTLVLESIFFAFLASLIGAFLGILAARVVNLYYQNFYQTTLIFAKVTVPILLQAATVSFVLGIVAGTFSWFRLKRLQVLQELGR
- a CDS encoding FtsX-like permease family protein; the encoded protein is MKFPLFLALRNLLRHPSRNILYILGISITAALLLDMILLASGLSISITRVLTEMGYEVRASARGTLPFETEAQIKNFGYLKQELLKFPEIRAVDAMLGTTVAVRSNKETFTSFAIGLEISQTLSYKVLEGSNIHPAGDGVLINPYLANEKKLRPGDTLHLWMPSQSQTSGGQETVPVRVVGIAYFYLDAEGQFTIATPLPFLQKLMLQESEQPVSAMLIKLKDPSRASQVVERVNVQFPQITAYTIDSVIQEVDRQLSYFKQFSYILGGISLVVTFVLVFIITTISFHDRVGEIALLKAIGLSRKTVFVTILLEGMLTAIASAVLGAFLGKIVAIYLDRILTSAPGLPEEFSFFIFDPASVLQGFLVLLFTGFFAGIYPAAAAIRLPVAETLREEIL
- a CDS encoding ABC transporter ATP-binding protein; this encodes MNEIIVEAREVHKTYHQMEKPVLALRGISLAVHQGDLIAIVGPSGCGKSTFLHLLGALDSPSSGEVRWHGESIVGWTEQHKTRLRLQKIGFVFQRFYLLPMLTAQENVELPMREERIPPRLRAEKAAYLLDSVNLAERRNHRPSQLSGGEMQRVAIARALANDPELLLADEPTGELDAATGLEIVSLFQRFHENGLTIVMVTHNPDLAASAKLIQHMRDGKWE
- the glgC gene encoding glucose-1-phosphate adenylyltransferase is translated as MYSQNVLTMILAGGEGTRLFPLTRDRAKPAVPFGGRFRIVDFALNNFVNSGFLKIKVLTQFKSDSLNVHLSKAWRLSATLDQYVDAVPAQMRRGEHWYRGTADAVYQNLNLIFDEEPDYVCVFGGDHVYKMDVQQMLDFHKEVNADVTIAAIPVPASESRQFGIIEVDSEWRVIGFEEKPPVGKTIPNNPGYVLASMGNYIFNRQTLISELEEDALLQDSAHDFGKTIFTKIFHHYRVYAYDFSKNVIPGSEEKEVGYWRDVGTIDSYFQANMDLIAVDPVFNLYNYRWPFRTVHYDYPAAKFVFANFAEKRTGIALDSMVSEGCIVSGGVVNRSILSPRAMVHSYTKVDDSILMHSVDIGRYAKVKNAIIDKGVKIPRGCEVGYDRNADLQRGFHVSEGGVVVVPKGTVLD
- a CDS encoding response regulator, with the protein product MPKILVVDDEDDVRNLLMMIFRDAGYEVESARNGKEAVEKARKEKPDLIFLDILMPVMDGFEACSLLKKDPATRNIFIAFLTAKDMPQDWDRGLQSEADVYIAKPFNNERLIFVARELLALKEK
- a CDS encoding ATP-binding protein, with the protein product MRGGRSNYGLPANFYHWLTGIIGFILVIFFSIRSPFPAQPTPLHVFSLFLMMHVIASFLNFQYARMNVVITFGSSFITAALLVFGAVPAILVAVSGIVIGSVKRMIERHWILRKKIPLSYELGIVVFNSGMIGLMWLTASWIYIYLLQSELPLIHLTVRNILCIILMFLGLSLLNGVLLFFSNYLRNQQRPIEYVRKGLIPAFFTEFAAIPFGVVMALSYNRMGILAFLVLSSTLLIGNIVLRRLSSIRYDLEDKLRHLTSLNRVSRQIITLRDQDAVMNLLFEELSLVTETDCWFIAEVDKWRSVNLLKGKEPQKESFIKLAAHVVRSRQPLWISNTQKDAPEELKQSLLQDDIHSCIASPLVVADKIHGVVSVYSDEASAFKHELMQVLVMIADETALALENAKLYDVLTEKVNELERLNTELRQVDTLKSVFLANVSHELRTPLTSIKGYVEYIKKEKLGPLTAMQSEGLSVAQRNILRLQRLINDLLDYTKLESKKAPIQLRPCRLENIWADVYEQYADLIEKRNLEVQVRIPLDLPVLFVDIQRFTQVLTNLLSNAIKFTGDQGRIRIAAQVIHHPGPFYHFETYTSNCIVEALTPVEITVSDDGIGIPADALPRIFDRFYQVDSSHTRKYGGTGLGLALVKSILDAHGIPIEVQSKIGFGTTFGMVVPSLQAADLPAAVKPNKPETVSSPKYLT